A single region of the Pseudomonadota bacterium genome encodes:
- a CDS encoding rhodanese-like domain-containing protein — MLFKKRMVVLSIAMLAFCFILSGDALAAWGGKELETEKIAVTFEKEVARGGYKVVSTEELKGWIDQKKEMLIVDTMPFEASYKKEHIPGAVNFVLPIPEMTQMDDKTKADFEKMLGPNKDRLIVFYCGFTKCTRSHNGAMWAVKLGYKNIYRQPGGIKAWSEADYPVEKVK; from the coding sequence ATGTTGTTTAAAAAAAGAATGGTTGTTTTATCAATTGCAATGCTGGCATTTTGTTTTATATTGTCAGGGGATGCTCTTGCTGCCTGGGGTGGAAAAGAGCTTGAGACGGAAAAGATTGCCGTTACATTCGAGAAGGAAGTTGCACGGGGAGGCTACAAGGTCGTATCGACTGAAGAACTGAAGGGTTGGATCGACCAGAAAAAAGAAATGCTCATCGTTGATACCATGCCTTTTGAAGCCAGCTACAAGAAAGAGCATATTCCCGGAGCTGTCAATTTTGTTCTGCCTATCCCTGAGATGACTCAGATGGACGACAAGACCAAAGCTGACTTCGAGAAAATGCTCGGGCCGAACAAAGACCGGCTGATAGTTTTCTACTGCGGTTTTACCAAATGCACCCGCAGTCACAACGGCGCAATGTGGGCAGTTAAGCTGGGATACAAGAACATTTATCGTCAGCCCGGTGGAATTAAAGCTTGGTCTGAAGCCGATTATCCTGTAGAAAAAGTGAAATAA
- a CDS encoding YdjY domain-containing protein, which yields MKKELLLLTLIFVLCALLVSSSVFSQATILTIYNPLNINTKEKSVSILAEVNNQHPERTHHGVVFKGGKLDHKAIFAGLADPKAFHESLVNIGLKPGNNMTMSNKEKTFVEGDLLDVFVTWEGAKRIYRLDEMIKDSNGKPLAIRFGGNLVNALKKKTGCLVCLDSCPVGITSNSAYTYGAIDLRNEVIFTANKELLPPDGTLVVIIFNAKK from the coding sequence ATGAAGAAGGAGCTGCTTTTATTGACCCTGATATTTGTTTTGTGTGCATTATTAGTGTCGTCTTCAGTTTTTTCACAGGCAACAATATTGACAATTTATAACCCGCTCAACATTAATACAAAAGAAAAGAGCGTCTCCATCCTTGCAGAAGTCAACAATCAACATCCCGAGCGAACACATCACGGTGTAGTATTCAAGGGGGGCAAGCTGGACCATAAAGCTATTTTTGCCGGGCTAGCTGACCCGAAGGCGTTCCATGAAAGCCTTGTGAACATCGGCTTGAAGCCGGGCAATAATATGACTATGAGTAACAAGGAAAAAACCTTCGTGGAGGGAGATCTTCTTGACGTGTTTGTGACATGGGAGGGTGCAAAAAGGATCTATCGCCTGGATGAGATGATCAAAGATAGTAATGGAAAACCTCTTGCTATTCGCTTTGGCGGTAACCTTGTAAATGCGCTCAAAAAGAAGACCGGGTGTCTTGTGTGTCTCGACAGTTGTCCTGTTGGTATTACAAGCAACTCTGCCTATACTTATGGAGCAATTGACCTACGGAATGAAGTGATCTTTACAGCGAATAAGGAACTCTTGCCGCCTGATGGCACACTCGTTGTTATTATATTCAATGCAAAAAAGTGA
- a CDS encoding TIGR04282 family arsenosugar biosynthesis glycosyltransferase, whose translation MWDDNYYVVMFVKSPERGMVKSRLAATLQEVVVPDLYKFFVSDTMGMLAQGGYPLIIFFYPPESKQKIIQWLGNEHTLFPQTGNDLGERMKNAFKTIFSQGHSPALLIGSDSPDLPALIIDEALTSLKDHDAVVGPSYDGGYYLIGFRTETFLPRAFDEIPWSTPGVFVQTLDVLVKANLRVHILPKWRDIDTFADLKALFLNSQNTLFAKSATMKYMQCNELYKRLTL comes from the coding sequence ATGTGGGATGATAACTATTATGTCGTCATGTTCGTCAAGTCGCCCGAGCGGGGGATGGTTAAGTCCAGACTTGCTGCAACCCTTCAGGAGGTCGTTGTTCCTGACCTTTATAAATTTTTTGTGAGTGATACAATGGGGATGCTCGCGCAAGGCGGATACCCTCTCATCATATTCTTTTATCCTCCGGAGTCAAAGCAAAAAATCATTCAATGGCTGGGAAATGAACACACGCTGTTTCCCCAGACAGGGAACGATCTTGGGGAAAGGATGAAAAATGCCTTTAAGACGATTTTCTCTCAAGGTCACAGCCCGGCCCTTCTTATCGGTAGCGACAGTCCTGACCTCCCAGCACTTATCATTGATGAGGCGCTGACATCGTTGAAGGATCATGATGCGGTCGTGGGCCCTTCATACGATGGAGGATACTACCTGATCGGGTTCAGGACAGAGACATTTCTGCCCCGGGCCTTCGATGAAATCCCCTGGAGCACCCCGGGAGTATTTGTGCAGACCCTGGATGTCCTGGTAAAAGCAAACCTTCGGGTCCATATCCTCCCTAAATGGAGGGATATCGATACTTTTGCCGATCTCAAAGCGCTTTTTTTGAATAGCCAAAATACGCTTTTTGCCAAATCGGCAACTATGAAGTATATGCAGTGCAACGAATTATACAAGCGCTTGACATTGTAG
- a CDS encoding DUF3047 domain-containing protein, with protein MVENLADQEYNELMSTFRQHVLSRQTLLAFFIAAFFIFLAVPLSYSQGARILFREDFNNLENWRPIYFPKISRHTAYTVETNGGKSFLKAESNASASALVYKEDFNIYDYPQARWRWKVNNVYQNAVPETKSGDDYPIRVYIIFKYDPETAHALDKVKYGIAKKLYGEYPPHSTLIYVWANSDEQKQIMTSPYTDKARLIALEKGKGRVGIWQQEEVNILQDYRAAFGADPPASASIAIMNDSDNTGQASVSYLGFIEVFKDVG; from the coding sequence ATGGTTGAAAACCTTGCGGATCAAGAATATAATGAGTTGATGAGCACATTCAGACAACACGTTTTATCTCGCCAAACTTTGCTCGCTTTCTTCATTGCAGCATTCTTCATTTTTCTTGCTGTACCTCTATCGTATTCACAGGGCGCAAGGATTCTCTTCCGGGAAGACTTTAATAACCTTGAGAACTGGCGTCCCATTTATTTTCCGAAGATATCAAGACACACCGCGTACACTGTTGAAACGAACGGAGGCAAAAGCTTCCTCAAGGCTGAGAGCAATGCATCCGCATCGGCACTTGTATATAAAGAGGACTTTAACATATACGACTACCCGCAGGCGAGGTGGAGGTGGAAGGTAAATAACGTCTATCAGAACGCTGTCCCGGAAACGAAATCCGGAGATGACTACCCCATCCGTGTGTATATTATTTTTAAGTATGATCCCGAGACAGCCCATGCCCTGGACAAGGTCAAATACGGAATCGCAAAGAAGCTGTATGGTGAATATCCACCTCACAGCACATTGATTTATGTCTGGGCCAATAGTGACGAGCAGAAACAGATCATGACAAGTCCTTACACGGACAAGGCCAGATTAATTGCTCTTGAAAAGGGAAAGGGGAGGGTGGGGATATGGCAGCAGGAAGAGGTCAACATCCTTCAGGATTACAGGGCAGCTTTCGGAGCAGATCCTCCTGCATCTGCAAGTATCGCGATTATGAACGATTCCGACAATACCGGGCAAGCATCAGTTTCTTACTTGGGCTTCATCGAGGTTTTCAAAGATGTGGGATGA
- a CDS encoding arsenosugar biosynthesis-associated peroxidase-like protein, producing MEEYYEKKDLEDFENIGEYAPVLGQKYFDYYDDAMKAGKLSEREKSLIALAVAATQKCPYCIDAYTNQCLSLGISREEMMEAVHVGAAMVAGIVLAHSTQMRKIIKKKEM from the coding sequence ATGGAAGAATATTATGAAAAGAAGGATCTTGAGGATTTCGAGAATATAGGGGAATATGCACCGGTGTTGGGACAGAAGTATTTTGACTATTACGATGATGCGATGAAAGCCGGCAAGCTGAGTGAAAGGGAAAAATCACTCATTGCGCTTGCTGTAGCTGCGACACAGAAGTGCCCCTATTGTATTGACGCATACACCAACCAATGCCTGTCGCTGGGCATATCTCGTGAAGAGATGATGGAGGCCGTTCATGTGGGGGCTGCCATGGTAGCGGGGATTGTTCTTGCCCATTCGACCCAGATGAGGAAGATCATTAAAAAGAAGGAGATGTAG
- the arsS gene encoding arsenosugar biosynthesis radical SAM protein ArsS (Some members of this family are selenoproteins.) translates to MVDVSRTVPSFEQKVQEPVNAVSVEILQINVGYRCNLQCRHCHVEAGPQRPEIMTGEVMEQCLKVFKNHPIPAIDITGGSPELHPRFRWFLQECVALNRRVLVRSNGTILLDKEHEGLFNFYADNHIEIVLSLPHVDPRITDRQRGGGVFARLIEVIRRLNTRGYGQDRSDLVLDLVHNPAGPYLPGSQASLELLYRETFREKYGVNFNHLFCITNMPIGRYLDYLLKTGNYAGYMKTLIKAFNPASLNGLMCKTTVSVGWDGMLYDCDFNQMLGLTIDHGAPHHISAFEMGQLAARQIIVGDHCYGCTAGSGSSCQGQTI, encoded by the coding sequence ATGGTGGATGTCTCAAGGACCGTGCCGTCATTTGAGCAAAAGGTTCAGGAACCGGTCAATGCGGTAAGCGTTGAAATTCTTCAGATAAATGTAGGCTATCGGTGCAATCTGCAATGCAGGCACTGTCACGTTGAAGCAGGGCCTCAAAGACCTGAGATTATGACCGGGGAGGTCATGGAACAGTGTCTCAAGGTATTTAAGAACCATCCCATACCTGCCATCGATATAACCGGAGGCAGCCCTGAATTGCATCCTCGTTTCAGATGGTTTCTGCAGGAATGTGTTGCCCTGAATCGGCGTGTCCTTGTGAGAAGCAACGGTACGATTCTTCTCGATAAGGAGCATGAAGGATTATTTAATTTCTATGCTGACAATCATATTGAAATTGTTCTTTCTTTACCACATGTCGACCCACGTATAACTGATCGGCAGAGAGGGGGAGGCGTATTCGCCAGATTGATTGAGGTCATACGTAGACTCAACACGAGGGGCTACGGGCAGGATAGAAGTGATCTTGTCCTTGACCTTGTCCATAATCCTGCAGGCCCCTATCTTCCCGGTTCCCAGGCCAGCCTGGAATTACTTTATAGGGAAACTTTCAGAGAAAAATACGGGGTAAATTTCAATCATTTATTCTGCATTACAAACATGCCCATAGGCCGATATCTGGACTATCTTCTCAAGACAGGCAACTATGCGGGTTATATGAAGACCTTGATCAAAGCCTTCAACCCGGCAAGCCTTAATGGATTGATGTGTAAGACAACCGTCTCAGTCGGTTGGGATGGAATGCTTTATGACTGTGATTTTAACCAGATGCTGGGCCTAACGATAGATCATGGTGCGCCGCATCACATCTCCGCTTTTGAGATGGGACAACTTGCTGCCCGTCAAATCATAGTCGGGGATCACTGTTACGGCTGCACAGCCGGTTCGGGCAGTTCCTGTCAGGGACAGACAATATGA
- a CDS encoding TIGR04283 family arsenosugar biosynthesis glycosyltransferase: protein MPKNTPYSIIMPVLNEAPLINDIIDHLHGLEGVEETEIIVVDGDPEGLTLGAISHDHTDVRKLKSSKGRGIQMNEGAKNAKGDILLFLHADTELPLDALRLIATVMQNKRYVAGAFDLGIKSGKFIFRIIESVASLRSRLTKIPFGDQAIFMQKDYFDKIGGYKDIPIMEDVEIMKRIKKRGDKISIINQRVYTSSRRWEQEGIVHCTFRNWLLQIFYMLGISPHRLSKFYRHNG, encoded by the coding sequence TTGCCAAAGAATACTCCCTATTCCATTATCATGCCTGTTTTAAATGAGGCCCCTCTTATAAACGATATCATCGATCATCTCCATGGCCTTGAAGGGGTTGAAGAAACAGAAATCATTGTGGTCGATGGTGATCCGGAAGGGCTGACATTGGGGGCAATCTCACATGACCATACTGATGTCAGGAAACTAAAGTCATCCAAGGGCCGTGGAATACAGATGAACGAAGGCGCAAAAAATGCAAAGGGGGATATCCTCCTTTTTCTCCATGCTGATACTGAATTGCCTTTAGACGCATTAAGGCTCATTGCAACTGTTATGCAAAACAAGCGTTATGTGGCAGGCGCCTTCGACCTGGGCATCAAGTCCGGAAAGTTTATTTTCCGAATCATCGAATCTGTGGCATCACTGCGTTCCCGTTTAACAAAAATTCCCTTTGGAGACCAAGCGATCTTTATGCAAAAAGATTATTTCGATAAAATCGGCGGATATAAAGACATACCCATCATGGAAGATGTTGAAATCATGAAGAGAATCAAGAAAAGAGGAGATAAAATATCCATAATCAACCAAAGGGTTTATACATCGTCCCGCAGATGGGAGCAGGAAGGTATTGTCCATTGCACTTTCCGTAACTGGCTTCTTCAAATATTTTACATGCTTGGCATTTCACCTCACAGGCTTTCAAAATTTTACCGGCACAATGGTTGA
- a CDS encoding VTT domain-containing protein: MTDRKREISPDSQAESSQSMRFKLDTVSGACIRCDLCQKECAFLKKYGKPKDIADHYDPARKEDQGMPFECSLCGLCTAVCPTGVDPAELFLQMRKEAVKRGKGDLPEHNVLKGYERRGTSRTYSYYGLPEGCDTVFFPGCTLSGTRSEKVILSYQKLKEKISSLGIVLDCCLKPSHDLGREEHFTSMFGEMRDYLVEHGVKNVIVACPNCHKIFARYGKGLSTKTIYEVLAESSIDVNDGEKGKVTVHDPCAVRFEVAIHESVRKLIEKQGYIVEEMSHAGCRTLCCGEGGAVSALDHNLAGKWGRLRQEETGGKKIVTYCAGCANKLSSLGPTAHILDTLWESDAGKAKVTKPPLTYWKRIRMKKWFKKHVPATITRERTFTGAEEQKKGGMAKLLVFLFFLAAVIVVVKTSGVSRYLEQQALRTWIGSYGSLAPIVYMLVYTIAPAFFLPGLPITIVGGILFGPLWGVVYTITGSTAGACVAFLVSRYLASEWVEGKLKSPRWRRLDQGVEKHGWKVVAFTRLIPLFPFNLLNYAFGLTKIGFRQYAVTTFFCMLPACIAFIVFSSSLLDLIRGRISLTFVIGLVLVVLVSLFPLFYRWYKAKRGEDDHPV, encoded by the coding sequence ATGACAGATAGGAAGAGAGAAATATCCCCGGACAGTCAGGCCGAATCAAGCCAGTCAATGCGTTTTAAACTGGATACGGTTTCAGGTGCCTGCATCAGGTGTGATCTCTGCCAGAAAGAGTGTGCGTTCCTGAAAAAATACGGGAAGCCGAAAGATATCGCGGATCATTACGACCCAGCGCGAAAAGAGGACCAGGGTATGCCCTTCGAATGCAGCCTCTGCGGGCTCTGCACCGCCGTATGCCCCACAGGTGTTGACCCTGCCGAACTCTTTCTTCAAATGCGAAAGGAGGCTGTTAAGCGTGGCAAAGGAGACTTGCCGGAACACAACGTGTTGAAGGGCTACGAACGGCGAGGCACATCCCGTACCTACTCCTACTATGGACTCCCGGAGGGCTGCGATACAGTCTTTTTTCCTGGCTGTACACTATCGGGTACCAGGTCTGAAAAGGTAATCCTTTCGTACCAGAAGCTAAAAGAGAAGATATCTTCCCTCGGCATTGTACTCGACTGCTGCTTAAAACCTTCCCACGATCTGGGCAGAGAAGAGCACTTCACATCTATGTTCGGGGAGATGAGGGATTACCTTGTGGAACATGGGGTCAAGAATGTTATTGTAGCCTGTCCCAATTGTCATAAGATATTTGCACGTTACGGAAAAGGTCTTTCAACGAAAACGATCTACGAAGTGCTTGCTGAGAGCAGTATTGATGTAAACGACGGTGAGAAGGGCAAGGTGACTGTCCATGATCCATGCGCGGTCAGGTTTGAGGTTGCCATCCACGAATCGGTGAGAAAACTCATCGAGAAACAAGGATATATAGTAGAAGAAATGTCTCATGCCGGCTGCCGGACACTTTGCTGTGGCGAGGGCGGAGCTGTAAGCGCCCTTGATCATAATCTGGCAGGAAAGTGGGGGAGACTCCGTCAGGAGGAAACCGGTGGCAAAAAAATCGTGACTTACTGTGCAGGATGTGCAAATAAGCTTTCCAGCCTTGGCCCGACTGCACATATCCTCGATACCCTTTGGGAAAGCGATGCAGGCAAGGCAAAAGTTACGAAGCCTCCCCTTACTTATTGGAAACGGATTAGGATGAAAAAATGGTTTAAGAAACATGTCCCTGCAACAATCACTCGTGAACGGACATTCACCGGGGCAGAAGAGCAGAAGAAAGGCGGAATGGCCAAGCTCCTTGTCTTCCTGTTTTTTCTGGCGGCTGTCATTGTAGTGGTTAAGACTTCGGGCGTTTCACGATACTTGGAACAGCAAGCACTCAGGACCTGGATCGGGAGCTATGGCTCGCTGGCGCCGATTGTCTACATGCTCGTTTATACCATTGCCCCTGCCTTCTTTCTTCCTGGTCTTCCCATTACTATTGTCGGCGGCATTCTCTTTGGGCCCTTGTGGGGAGTAGTTTATACAATAACAGGTTCCACTGCAGGCGCCTGTGTGGCATTTCTTGTTTCCCGGTACCTTGCAAGTGAATGGGTCGAGGGGAAGCTTAAAAGTCCTCGCTGGAGAAGGCTTGACCAAGGGGTTGAGAAGCATGGATGGAAGGTGGTTGCTTTTACTCGCCTTATCCCCCTTTTCCCGTTCAATCTTCTCAACTACGCTTTCGGCCTTACAAAAATAGGGTTCCGGCAATATGCGGTTACCACCTTTTTCTGCATGCTTCCCGCGTGCATTGCCTTCATAGTTTTTTCGAGTTCTCTTCTCGATCTGATCCGAGGGAGAATTTCTCTGACCTTCGTTATCGGTCTTGTCCTTGTTGTACTCGTTTCATTATTCCCACTTTTTTATCGGTGGTACAAGGCTAAACGGGGGGAGGACGATCATCCGGTATGA
- a CDS encoding DoxX family membrane protein — MKKRTMSQIRGFILKILLSGRLYLLVRIALAVLFIYAGTLKLMSPKAFARVISQYDLLPEPLLPVVAIGLPIIEVLAGIALIFDLRSGLHGVSGLILLFVFVLGYGVYNEMDVDCGCFGPEELANQRSLVRALYRDLALLGGAAFLYLSRLSRGRRFLNESTQNITK, encoded by the coding sequence ATGAAAAAACGGACAATGTCTCAAATCAGGGGTTTTATTTTAAAAATTCTGTTATCAGGCAGGCTTTATCTGCTTGTGCGAATCGCCTTGGCTGTTCTTTTTATTTATGCAGGAACATTAAAACTGATGAGCCCTAAAGCATTCGCCCGGGTCATTTCTCAGTATGATCTTTTGCCTGAACCTCTTTTACCTGTTGTTGCCATCGGACTTCCTATTATCGAAGTGCTTGCCGGCATCGCCCTTATTTTTGACCTCCGTTCGGGCCTTCACGGCGTTTCCGGCCTGATTTTACTCTTTGTTTTTGTCCTTGGATACGGAGTCTATAATGAAATGGATGTTGACTGTGGCTGCTTCGGACCTGAAGAACTTGCAAATCAAAGAAGTCTGGTGCGGGCATTATATCGTGATCTCGCGCTCCTGGGTGGCGCCGCCTTTCTTTACTTGTCTCGACTGTCCCGTGGGCGTCGTTTTCTAAATGAATCTACACAAAATATAACCAAATAA